The segment CGTCGTCACCCTCCAGCCGTTCGCGATCTTCGCGGGTGCCGAGCAGACCATCGTCATCCTGGTCTCCCTCGTTGTGGCTCTGATCCCGACCACCATTGGCGCGCTGCTGTCCGCGATCGGTATCGCCGGCATGGACCGCCTGGTCCAGCGCAACGTCCTGGCCATGTCCGGCCGGGCCGTCGAGGCCGCCGGTGACGTCAACACGCTGCTGCTGGACAAGACCGGCACCATCACCCTGGGCAACCGCCAGGCGGCGGAGTTCATGCCGGCCGCCGGCATCGACATCGACGACCTCGCGGACGCCGCCCAGCTGTCCTCGCTGGCCGACGAGACCCCCGAGGGCCGCTCCATCGTGGTCCTGGCCAAGGAGACGTACGGCCTCCGGGCCCGGGAAGAGGGCGAGCTGGGTCACGCGGAGTTCGTGCCGTTCACCGCCCAGACGCGGATGTCCGGCGTGGACCTCGACGGTTCCGCTGACGAGGGCCGGTCGTTGCGCAAGGGTGCGGCGACCGCGGTGATGAAGTGGGTGCGTGACAACGGCGGGCATCCCACCGACGATGTCGGGCCGCTGGTCGACGGCATCTCCGCCAGTGGCGGCACCCCCCTGGTGGTCGGGGAGCTGGTCCGCAGCGGTGGCGTGTCCACTGCCCGGGTGCTGGGTGTCATCCACCTCAAGGACGTGGTCAAGCACGGTATGCGCGAGCGGTTCGACGAGCTGCGGCGGATGGGGATCAAGACCATCATGATCACGGGTGACAACCCGCTGACCGCCAAGGCGATCGCCGAAGAGGCGGGCGTCGACGACTTCCTCGCGGAGGCGACTCCCGAGGACAAGATGGCGCTGATCAAGAAGGAGCAGGCGGGCGGCAAGCTGGTCGCGATGACCGGTGACGGGACGAACGACGCTCCGGCGCTGGCGCAGGCGGATGTCGGCGTGGCGATGAACACCGGTACCTCGGCCGCCAAGGAGGCCGGGAACATGGTGGACCTGGACTCCAACCCGACCAAGCTCATCGAGATCGTGGAGATCGGCAAGCAGCTCCTCATCACCCGGGGCGCGTTGACGACGTTCTCGATCGCCAACGACGTCGCGAAGTACTTCGCGATCATCCCGGCGATGTTCGCCACCGCGTACCCGGGCCTGGACAAGCTCAACATCATGGGCCTGCACAGTCCGACCTCGGCGATCTCCTCGGCGATCATCTTCAACGCGCTGATCATCGTCGCGCTGATCCCGCTCGCGCTGCGCGGCGTTCGCTACCGGCCGATGAGCGCCGACAAGCTGCTCAGCCGCAACATCCTGGTCTACGGCCTGGGCGGACTGGTCCTGCCGTTCGTCGGCATCAAGGCGATCGACCTGATCATCCAGTTCATCCCCGGCCTGAGCTGACCGAGAAGACAGAGGCAATCATCATGTCCAGCCCCCTTTCCACGGTGGTCCGCAACCATCTGGCGGCCTTGCGGATGCTGCTGGTCTTCACCGTGATCACCGGCATCGCCTACCCGCTGCTGGTCACCGGTGTCGCCCAGGCCGCGTTCTCCGACCAGGCCAACGGGTCACTGGTGACCAAGGACGGCAAGACCGTCGGCTCCAGCCTGCTCGGCCAGAACTTCAACATCGTCAAGAACGGTAAGGACACCGGCAAGCCCGACCCCCAGTGGTTCCAGCCCAGGCCCTCGGCCGGCGGCTATGACCCGACGGTCTCCGGCGCGTCCAACCTCGGGCCCAACAACACCGACCTGATCAAGACCATCAAGGAACGCAAGGCCGCCGTGGCCGCCTTCGACGGCGTCAGCCCGGACAGTGTTCCGGCCGACGCGGTCACCGCCTCCGGCTCCGGACTCGACCCGGCGATCTCGAAGGCGTACGCGGACGAACAGATCGCCCGCGTCGCCAAGACCCGCGGCCTCGACGAGAGCACCGTCAGGAAGCTCGTCGCCGACAACACCCACAGCCGGGCGCTGGGCTTCCTCGGCGAGGAGTACGTGAACGTGGTCGAACTCAACCTGGCCCTGGCCAACCTCAAGTAACCACGACGCATGACTCGCAACCACCACACTGCCCGCCCGCCCAGGAACGCCCTGCGCGAGCGGGCAGCGTGGCACTTACGCAAGGAGGGTTCCCGGTGACGCGAACCGTCACGGCGGCGGCAACCGACGCCCGGGGCAGCGAACGGCCCGGCAGGCTGAAGGTCTTCCTCGGAGCGGCGCCCGGGGTCGGCAAGACCTACCGGATGCTGGACGAGGGCCGCCGCAGAGCCGCACGCGGGACCGATGTCGTGGTGGCGTTCGCCGAATGCCACAAACGGCCGAACACCGAGGCGATGCTCGACGGCCTGGAGATGATCCCCCGGACCGAACGCGAGTACCGGGGCACGGTCTTCCCCGAGATGGACCTCGACGCGGTCCTCGCCCGTGCCCCGCAGGTGGCCCTCGTCGACGAACTGCCCCACACCAACATCCCCGGCGGACGCAACGCCAAGCGCTGGGAGGACATCGGCGAACTGCTGAGCGCGGGCATCGACGTCGTCACCACCGTCAACATCCAGCACCTCGAATCGCTCAACGACGTCGTCCGGAAGATCACAGGCGTCCCGCAGCGCGAGACCGTCCCCGACGAGATCGTGCGCCGCGCCGATCAGATCGAGCTGGTCGATCTGCCCGCCGAGGCACTGCGCCGCCGCATGGCACACGGCAATGTCTACGCCCCGGAGAAGGTCGACGCGGCGCTCTCCCACTACTTCCGGGTCGGCAACCTCACCGCGCTGCGCGAACTCGCCCTCCTCTGGGTCGCCGGACGCGTGGACGAGGCACTGCAGCGCTACCGCTCCGAGCACCGTATCGGCGGCGTGTGGGAGACGCGCGAACGGGTCGTGGTGGCCCTGACCGGCGGCCCGGAGGGCGACACGCTGATCCGCCGGGCCGCCAGGATCGCCGACCGCTCCGCCGGCGGAGACCTGCTGGCCGTCCACATCGCCCGCAGCGACGGACTCGCCGACGCCTCCCCCGGAGCCCTGGCCAGACAGCGCGAACTCATCGAGAGCCTCGGCGGCAGCTACCACTCCGTCGTCGGCGACCACATCCCCACCGCCCTGCTGGACTTCGCCCGCGCCGAGAACGCCACCCAGCTCGTCATGGGCACCAGCCGCCGCGGCCAGCTGATGCGCTTCCTCACCGGACCAGGCACCGGCGAGATCACCACCGAACTCTCCGGCGACATCGACGTCCACCGGGTCACCCACGAACGCTCCGGGCGCGGCCGTCTGCTGCCCACCACCGCCAGCGCCCTGCCGCGCACCCGCCGGGTGGCGGGCCCCGTGGCCGGTTTCGTACTGCCCGTGCTGCTCACCACAGTCCTGGCCAACACCCGTGGCCACCTCAACCTCACCAGCGAGGCCCTGCTCTTCCTCCTCACCGTCGTCGGCGTCGCCTGCATCGGCGGCGTGGTCTCCGCGCTGCTCGCCTCGGTCACCGCCTCCCTCCTCCTCAACTGGTACTTCATCCCACCCATCGGCCGGTTCACCATCGGCGAGGCCAACAACGCCCTCGCCCTGGCGATCTTCGCGGTGGTCGCTGTCACCGTCGCCGCCATCGTGGACCGCTCCCTACGGCTGTCCCGGCGTGCCGCCAACGCCACCGCCGAGGCGGAGACCCTGTCCTCGCTCGCGGGCAGCATCCTGCGCGGCGACCAAGCGGTGCCCGCGCTGCTGGAACGCACCAGGGAGACCTTCGGCCTGGAGTCCGCCGAACTGGTCGACCAGGACACAGGGATGCCGCCCGGGAGCGACGGGACCGCCGTGGTGAAGGTCCCGGTCGGCCACGACAACCTGCTGGTCCTGCGGGGCCGCACCCTGGCCGCGTCCGAACGCCGCGTGCTCACCGCCTTCGCCGCCCACGTCTCGGCCGCCCTGGAGCGTGCCCGCCTCGCCGAGGCCGCCGCCGAGGTCGAGCCGGTCAAGGCCGCCGACCGGATGCGCACCGCCCTGCTCGCCGCCGTCAGCCACGACCTGCGCACCCCGCTGGCCAGCACCTGGGCCGCCGTCAGCAGTTTGCGCAGCACCGATGTCGAGTTCTCCGACGAGGACCGCGACGAACTCCTCGCCACCGCCGAGGAATCACTCGACAAGCTCAACCGGCTGGTCGACAACCTCCTCGACATGAGCCGCCTCCAGGCCGGCGCCCTCACTCTGCACCTCCAGCCGACCCCGCTCGCCGACGTACTCGCCCAGGTTCTGGACACCCTGCCCGAAACCCCGGTGCCCGTTGTTCCCGGAGCACTTGACGGGGCGGCCGTCGTCCTCGCCGACCCGCCACTGCTGGAACGGGTCGTCGCCAATCTGGTCGCCAACGCCGTACGGCACACCCCCGACGGCATGCAGGTCAGGTTGAGCGCCAGCGCCCACGCCGACCGTATCGAGCTCCGCGTCGTCGACCGGGGCCCCGGGCTGCCGGCCGAGGACCGGGACCGGGTCTTCGAACCCTTCCAACGCCTCGGCGACACCGACAACACCACCGGCCTCGGCCTCGGCCTGGCCCTTTCCCGCGGCCTCACCGAGGCCATGGGCGGCACCCTCACCCCCGAGGACACCCCCGGCGGCGGCCTCACCATGGTCCTGTCCCTGTCCGCCGTAGCTGTCGAAGCCCCCGAGGAGGCGGCACGGACATGAGCCGCATCCTGATCGTCGACGACGAACCGCAGATGACGCGGGCCCTCAGCATCAACCTCAAGGCCCGTCACTACGACGTCGCCACCGCCCCCGACGGCGCCACCGCCCTCCAACTGGCCTCCCGCAACCCGCCCGACGCCGTCATCCTCGACCTCGGCCTGCCCGACCTGCCCGGCATCGACGTCATCCACGGCCTGAGGGTCTGGACCTCCCTCCCGATCATCGTGGTCTCCGGCCGAACGAACCTCGCCGACAAGGTCGCCGCCCTCGATGCCGGAGCCGACGACTACCTCACCAAGCCGTTCCAGATGGAGGAGTTCCTGGCCCGGCTCAGGGCTGTGCTGCGCCGTCCTCCTGTCCTTGACGAACCGGGAACTGTGAACATCGCGCGCTGGCGGGTCGACCTCGCCGCCTACACCGCCGTCCCCCGGTCGGGAAAGGGCCGGCCGCTGCACCTCACCCCCACCGAATGGCGCCTCATCACCCCACTGCTGCGCAACCCCGGCCGCCTGGTGACCGGCCGCCAGCTCCTCCGCGCCGTATGGGGCCCCGGGCACGAGCACAGCACCAACTACCTGCGCGTCTACATCGCCACGCTGCGCCGCAAGTTCGAACCGGACCCTCCGCGCCCCCGCCATCTGATCACCGAACCCGGAATCGGCTACCGCTTCGAGCCGTGAGCCCGGTCTTGACGGCTTCCTGATGCCGGGCCCGGAACCCTTGTCGCGTCCTTGACGCTCCGTGACGACGGGGCCGGTCACACTGACGGAGCAGCCCACGCACCCCCTGTTCAGCGAGGTTCTCCATGACGTTCGGCCTGGCTCGCCGCGAAGTGCGGCCGAAAGTTCCGCTGCGTCCCGGCGAGGGCGAGAGACACCACCTGACCAGCATCGAGGGGCTCGCCGCGCTGTCCCTGGACGCGCTCAGCTCGGTCGCGTACGGCCCCGAATCGATCGTCCTCGTCCTGGTGGCCGCCGGCACCGGAGCGCTCACCGCAACGCTGCCGATCACCCTGGTCATCACCGCCCTGCTCGTGGTGCTGGTCATCTCCTACGGCCAGGTGATCGCCGTACACCCCGACGGCGGCGGCGCCTACGCGGTGGCCAAGAAGGACCTCGGGCCACGCAGCAGCCTGCTCGCGGCGGCGAGCCTGGTCGTCGACTACGTCCTGACCGTCGCCGTCAGCCTGGCCGCCGGCGCGGCCGCCCTCGCCTCGGCCTTCCCGGCCCTCGGGTCGCATCTGCTTGCCGTCTGTCTGGGCGGGCTCGCGCTGCTCACCGCAGTGAACCTGCGGGGCATCACCGAGAGCGCCCGGGTGCTCATGCTCCCGACCGTGCTGTTTATCGTCAGCATCCTCGGGATCATCGTGATCGGGCTGCTGCGCGCCCACCCCGCGGCCGTCGTCGGCACCGCCCAACCCGTGCACGCCACCGAGGCGCTGGGCGTCCTGCTGATACTCAAGGCGTTCTCGGCGGGCTGCTCCGCCCTCACCGGCGTCGAGGCCATCGCCAACGGCGTGCCGACCTTCCGCGAACCGCGCGTCAAGCGGGCCCAGCGCACCGAGCTGATGCTGGGCGCACTGCTCGGCCTGATGCTGGTCGGCCTCGCGGTCCTGATCCGCCGAGACCATGTCGCCCCGCGCGGCGGCGTCACCGTCCTGGCCCAGCTCACCGCCGGATCGTACGGAACCGGCTGGGCCTTCTACGCCACCAACATCGTCGTCACCCTCGTCCTGCTCTTCGCCGCCAACACCAGCTTCGGCGGCCTCCCCGTCCTGATGAGCCTGCTGGCCCGCGACCACCGTCTGCCCCACGTGTTCGGACTGCGCGCGGAACGACCGGTGTACCGCTACGGCGTGGTCGCCCTGGCCCTGCTGTCCGCCGTGCTGCTCATCGCCGTCGAGGCCGACACGCAGAAGCTGATCCCGCTGTTCGCCATCGGTGTCTTCATCGGCTTCAGCATCAGCCAGATCGGCCTCGTCCGGCACTGGGCGACCCAGCGCCCGCCCGGCTGGCTGCGCCGCGCGGTCGTCAACGGCATCGGCGCCCTGCTGACCACCCTGGCCGGCCTGATCCTGCTCACCACCAAGTTCCTCGAAGGCGCCTGGGTGGTCGTCGTCGCCGTGCCGCTGATGATGCTGCTCTTCGCCCGCATCCAGCGCTACTACGCCGCCGTCGGCGCCGAACTCGGCCTCGGCCAGATCCCGCCCCCGCCACAGCGCGGCACCGCCAGCCTGGTCATCGTCCCCATCGGCGAGGTCAGCAAGCTCGCCCAGCACGCCCTCACCGCCGCCCTCGCCCTCGGCGACGAGGTCGTCGCCGTCGCCGTCCACGCCGACCCCGACAAGGCCCGCATTTTGCGGGAGACCTGGGACCGCTGGAACCCCGGTGTGCGCCTGGACATCATCGACAGCCCGCACCGCTCCCTGGTGGAACCCGTCGTCGAGTACGTCCAGCAGGCGGCTTCCGGCGGCCGGCAGATCGCCGTCCTCATCCCCGAGGTCGAGCCCAAGCACCGCCGCTACGAGATCCTCCAGAACCAGCGCGGCATCCTCCTGG is part of the Streptomyces sp. NBC_01262 genome and harbors:
- the kdpC gene encoding potassium-transporting ATPase subunit KdpC gives rise to the protein MSSPLSTVVRNHLAALRMLLVFTVITGIAYPLLVTGVAQAAFSDQANGSLVTKDGKTVGSSLLGQNFNIVKNGKDTGKPDPQWFQPRPSAGGYDPTVSGASNLGPNNTDLIKTIKERKAAVAAFDGVSPDSVPADAVTASGSGLDPAISKAYADEQIARVAKTRGLDESTVRKLVADNTHSRALGFLGEEYVNVVELNLALANLK
- a CDS encoding ATP-binding protein encodes the protein MLDEGRRRAARGTDVVVAFAECHKRPNTEAMLDGLEMIPRTEREYRGTVFPEMDLDAVLARAPQVALVDELPHTNIPGGRNAKRWEDIGELLSAGIDVVTTVNIQHLESLNDVVRKITGVPQRETVPDEIVRRADQIELVDLPAEALRRRMAHGNVYAPEKVDAALSHYFRVGNLTALRELALLWVAGRVDEALQRYRSEHRIGGVWETRERVVVALTGGPEGDTLIRRAARIADRSAGGDLLAVHIARSDGLADASPGALARQRELIESLGGSYHSVVGDHIPTALLDFARAENATQLVMGTSRRGQLMRFLTGPGTGEITTELSGDIDVHRVTHERSGRGRLLPTTASALPRTRRVAGPVAGFVLPVLLTTVLANTRGHLNLTSEALLFLLTVVGVACIGGVVSALLASVTASLLLNWYFIPPIGRFTIGEANNALALAIFAVVAVTVAAIVDRSLRLSRRAANATAEAETLSSLAGSILRGDQAVPALLERTRETFGLESAELVDQDTGMPPGSDGTAVVKVPVGHDNLLVLRGRTLAASERRVLTAFAAHVSAALERARLAEAAAEVEPVKAADRMRTALLAAVSHDLRTPLASTWAAVSSLRSTDVEFSDEDRDELLATAEESLDKLNRLVDNLLDMSRLQAGALTLHLQPTPLADVLAQVLDTLPETPVPVVPGALDGAAVVLADPPLLERVVANLVANAVRHTPDGMQVRLSASAHADRIELRVVDRGPGLPAEDRDRVFEPFQRLGDTDNTTGLGLGLALSRGLTEAMGGTLTPEDTPGGGLTMVLSLSAVAVEAPEEAART
- the kdpB gene encoding potassium-transporting ATPase subunit KdpB, which gives rise to MSLTTVEPPATSGSPSAPESHRVSGGMLDPKQLITSLPDAVKKLDPRVMLNNPVMFVVWVGAVLTTASAIKDPSVFAWVITVWLWLTAVFANLSEAVAEGRGKAQAETLRRAKTESVARRLTGWKPGATGLREEEVPGAQLQLGDFVVIEAGQIIPGDGDVVEGVASVDESAITGESAPVIRESGGDRSAVTGGTKVLSDRIVVKITSKPGETFIDRMIALVEGASRQKTPNEIALNILLASLTIVFLLAVVTLQPFAIFAGAEQTIVILVSLVVALIPTTIGALLSAIGIAGMDRLVQRNVLAMSGRAVEAAGDVNTLLLDKTGTITLGNRQAAEFMPAAGIDIDDLADAAQLSSLADETPEGRSIVVLAKETYGLRAREEGELGHAEFVPFTAQTRMSGVDLDGSADEGRSLRKGAATAVMKWVRDNGGHPTDDVGPLVDGISASGGTPLVVGELVRSGGVSTARVLGVIHLKDVVKHGMRERFDELRRMGIKTIMITGDNPLTAKAIAEEAGVDDFLAEATPEDKMALIKKEQAGGKLVAMTGDGTNDAPALAQADVGVAMNTGTSAAKEAGNMVDLDSNPTKLIEIVEIGKQLLITRGALTTFSIANDVAKYFAIIPAMFATAYPGLDKLNIMGLHSPTSAISSAIIFNALIIVALIPLALRGVRYRPMSADKLLSRNILVYGLGGLVLPFVGIKAIDLIIQFIPGLS
- a CDS encoding APC family permease, producing the protein MTFGLARREVRPKVPLRPGEGERHHLTSIEGLAALSLDALSSVAYGPESIVLVLVAAGTGALTATLPITLVITALLVVLVISYGQVIAVHPDGGGAYAVAKKDLGPRSSLLAAASLVVDYVLTVAVSLAAGAAALASAFPALGSHLLAVCLGGLALLTAVNLRGITESARVLMLPTVLFIVSILGIIVIGLLRAHPAAVVGTAQPVHATEALGVLLILKAFSAGCSALTGVEAIANGVPTFREPRVKRAQRTELMLGALLGLMLVGLAVLIRRDHVAPRGGVTVLAQLTAGSYGTGWAFYATNIVVTLVLLFAANTSFGGLPVLMSLLARDHRLPHVFGLRAERPVYRYGVVALALLSAVLLIAVEADTQKLIPLFAIGVFIGFSISQIGLVRHWATQRPPGWLRRAVVNGIGALLTTLAGLILLTTKFLEGAWVVVVAVPLMMLLFARIQRYYAAVGAELGLGQIPPPPQRGTASLVIVPIGEVSKLAQHALTAALALGDEVVAVAVHADPDKARILRETWDRWNPGVRLDIIDSPHRSLVEPVVEYVQQAASGGRQIAVLIPEVEPKHRRYEILQNQRGILLATVLRARTDVAVCMLPYRLKL
- a CDS encoding response regulator transcription factor, which codes for MSRILIVDDEPQMTRALSINLKARHYDVATAPDGATALQLASRNPPDAVILDLGLPDLPGIDVIHGLRVWTSLPIIVVSGRTNLADKVAALDAGADDYLTKPFQMEEFLARLRAVLRRPPVLDEPGTVNIARWRVDLAAYTAVPRSGKGRPLHLTPTEWRLITPLLRNPGRLVTGRQLLRAVWGPGHEHSTNYLRVYIATLRRKFEPDPPRPRHLITEPGIGYRFEP